In Microbulbifer sp. THAF38, the sequence GGTGACCTGGGGTTGGAAATATAGAGTCCCAGTTGTTGCATTTGCGGAATAGCCAAATCAAACCCAACAGGGAAATCTGGATTGACCTCCCTCATATGCTGCAAAGCTTTATCTGCACTATCAGCAGATACAGCAACAACAAAAACCCCTTCCTTATGATATCTCGGTAATAGCGCATTCAATGCACGCAAATATTTCGTACATAAAGGGCAGTGCTTCCCCCTATAGACCACCACCATTTGCCAGGGAAAACCACCTGCGGGCTTACCCAATTGCATTTGCCCACCTCCCAGTTTTGCTACATCCAGAACCGGGAAATCACTACCCGCTGCCAGTTTGAGATTGCCCATAGTGCCGCCCCTTGAGACTATAGCTTGGATCTACAAGAAGTAATGTGACCACCAAGACTTAAACATTCGTACCATAAGTATAGGGGAGCCAATGAAATCATTTATCAGCACTTTATTCTTTTTCATATTGTTAACTAGTCTGACTGGATGTTACTCAGACTCTCATGAGAGTGAACTTAGTTTCAATCAGGCGCACACACTGGAATTCTTGCCCGCATTAAAGGGAGATTATTTCAAGATGGAATCAAAAAATGTGGGGCGCGCCTATCATATTTATATCCGCTTTCCGGAAGGCTATCATAGTGACCAAAAGACACAGGAAATAAAGAAATCCTACCCCATAATTTACTTACTGGATGGGGACTCTCTGTTTCCAATACTCGCCGCCAATCATCTGTTTTTGAGTTACGATGATCTTGTTCCCGAAGCTATTGTGGTAGGCATTGCCTATGGGTCTTTCGATCCGGAGATTAATAAACGTAGCTATGATTTCTCCTTACCTGCAGCCGACAACGATCCCGAGAGAGGCGGTGCCGAGAAATTTCTCAATTTCCTGGAGGGAGAGCTATTGCCTACCGTGGAGAGTCGCTACCTCGCCGACCCAAATCAACGGGTTCTCTTTGGTCAGAGCAGAGGTGGACATTTCGTGCTCTATACCGCATTTACCAGACCAAATTTATTCAAGGGCTTTATAGCCAGCAACCCAACTTTCTTGCCGCAGAAAGATTTCTTTTATGGAAAACCACACAGTGCAAACAGAGATGATTTGAATTTGGTCATTACCAGTGGTGAAAATGACACCCA encodes:
- a CDS encoding alpha/beta hydrolase; protein product: MKSFISTLFFFILLTSLTGCYSDSHESELSFNQAHTLEFLPALKGDYFKMESKNVGRAYHIYIRFPEGYHSDQKTQEIKKSYPIIYLLDGDSLFPILAANHLFLSYDDLVPEAIVVGIAYGSFDPEINKRSYDFSLPAADNDPERGGAEKFLNFLEGELLPTVESRYLADPNQRVLFGQSRGGHFVLYTAFTRPNLFKGFIASNPTFLPQKDFFYGKPHSANRDDLNLVITSGENDTQKLRGDALTWNAHWSKQEEMPWEITFKTIPAGSHAANSTDSYRLGLNVIFRDEIAQQHHQTAGGAHEQY
- a CDS encoding redoxin domain-containing protein, with the protein product MGNLKLAAGSDFPVLDVAKLGGGQMQLGKPAGGFPWQMVVVYRGKHCPLCTKYLRALNALLPRYHKEGVFVVAVSADSADKALQHMREVNPDFPVGFDLAIPQMQQLGLYISNPRSPQETDRPFAEPGIFVVNEAGRLQIVDISNAPFARPDLQTLLMGIEFIRNPENNYPIRGTY